One region of Pseudomonas sp. B21-040 genomic DNA includes:
- a CDS encoding peptidylprolyl isomerase — protein sequence MLKKIALVAGSVLFAANLMAATPAKAPHVLLETTNGQIEIELDPVKAPISTKNFLDYVDSGFYNNTIFHRVIPGFMVQGGGFTQQMQQKETKDAIKNEHKNGLVNVRGTLSMARTSAPDSATSQFFINVKDNDFLDQGDGYAVFGKVVKGMDVVDIIVNSPTTVRGGMKDVPADPVLIKSAKRID from the coding sequence ATGCTGAAAAAAATCGCCCTCGTCGCCGGCTCCGTGCTGTTTGCTGCCAACCTGATGGCTGCGACGCCTGCCAAGGCGCCGCACGTTCTGCTGGAAACCACCAACGGCCAGATTGAAATCGAACTGGACCCGGTCAAGGCGCCGATCAGTACCAAGAACTTTCTTGATTACGTCGACAGCGGCTTCTACAACAACACGATTTTCCACCGTGTGATTCCTGGATTCATGGTCCAGGGCGGCGGGTTCACCCAACAAATGCAACAAAAAGAAACCAAGGACGCGATCAAGAACGAACACAAGAACGGTCTGGTCAACGTTCGTGGCACCTTGTCCATGGCACGCACCTCGGCGCCTGATTCGGCCACCAGCCAGTTCTTCATCAACGTCAAGGACAACGATTTCCTTGATCAGGGCGATGGCTACGCCGTGTTCGGCAAAGTGGTCAAAGGCATGGACGTGGTCGACATCATCGTCAACTCGCCGACCACTGTACGTGGTGGCATGAAAGACGTGCCGGCCGACCCGGTCCTCATCAAGTCGGCCAAGCGCATCGACTGA